From a single Endozoicomonas euniceicola genomic region:
- the ftnA gene encoding non-heme ferritin — protein MLSQTMIDKLNEQINLEFYSSNLYLQMASWCETQGLDGCSTFFHQHAREEMQHMQKLFDYVNETGAMAILGTIDAPPHEYESVRQVFESTYDHECKVTSSINSLAHTAFSEQDYSSFNFLQWYVAEQHEEEKLFKSILDKIDMIGLEGNGLYFIDQEVSKIQASAHAQRA, from the coding sequence ATGCTCAGTCAAACAATGATCGATAAACTCAACGAGCAGATTAACCTGGAGTTCTACTCTTCCAACCTGTACCTGCAAATGGCTTCCTGGTGTGAAACCCAGGGCCTGGATGGCTGCTCCACATTTTTTCATCAACACGCGCGGGAAGAAATGCAGCACATGCAGAAGCTGTTCGATTATGTCAACGAAACCGGAGCCATGGCGATTCTCGGAACCATTGACGCGCCACCCCATGAATACGAGTCGGTTCGCCAGGTGTTTGAAAGCACCTACGATCACGAGTGTAAAGTGACCAGCAGCATCAACTCACTGGCTCACACGGCGTTTTCAGAACAGGACTACAGTTCGTTCAATTTCCTGCAATGGTATGTAGCTGAACAGCATGAGGAAGAAAAACTGTTCAAGTCCATTCTCGACAAGATTGATATGATTGGTCTAGAAGGTAACGGCCTGTACTTTATTGATCAGGAAGTGTCTAAAATACAGGCCTCAGCTCACGCTCAACGAGCTTGA
- the tenA gene encoding thiaminase II: protein MSVDTSIFYDQNTVFGKLKSACKDDWHAYCHHEFVQRVGDGTLPMECFQHYLQQDYLFLLHYARAYALAVYKSDNPDDMRAAVDSVAGVLAETKVHLSYCKEWSLTEQDVIQVPEARANMAYTRYVLERGMAGDILDLQVALSVCSVGYAEIGDRLINDPATKREGNPYWDWIQSYGGDEYLAGSVKTIETIERLAESRFTEKRLVSLQKTFQEATRLEIGFWDMGINCSF from the coding sequence ATGAGTGTTGATACGTCGATTTTCTATGATCAGAACACCGTGTTTGGAAAACTAAAGTCGGCCTGCAAAGATGACTGGCATGCCTATTGCCACCATGAATTTGTGCAGCGCGTTGGCGATGGTACGTTGCCGATGGAATGCTTTCAGCACTACCTGCAACAGGACTACCTGTTTTTGCTGCACTATGCCCGGGCTTATGCACTGGCGGTGTATAAGTCAGACAATCCGGACGATATGCGCGCGGCTGTAGACAGTGTTGCCGGAGTCCTGGCTGAAACCAAAGTGCATTTAAGCTACTGCAAAGAATGGAGCCTGACAGAGCAGGACGTTATTCAGGTGCCGGAAGCCCGTGCCAATATGGCGTATACCCGTTATGTGCTGGAGCGTGGTATGGCGGGAGATATTCTCGACTTGCAGGTGGCTCTGTCCGTCTGTTCTGTGGGGTACGCGGAAATAGGTGATCGGCTTATTAATGATCCGGCCACCAAGCGCGAAGGTAACCCTTACTGGGACTGGATTCAGTCGTATGGCGGTGACGAGTATCTTGCCGGTTCGGTAAAAACAATAGAAACCATTGAACGTCTGGCTGAGTCCCGCTTTACAGAAAAACGACTGGTGTCGTTGCAAAAAACCTTTCAGGAAGCGACACGTCTGGAAATCGGTTTTTGGGATATGGGCATCAACTGTTCGTTCTGA
- a CDS encoding porin, producing the protein MQKKLLAAVVASLVAGQAMALEVYNDDTTSLSIGGRIGVKAEKAEGSSAGMKNDSSRINFKFAHKLGNGWTGHGVAEWGFRAKDEYKDGAKEDTFFNRLGFVGLDHDTYGKITAGKSWSVMFDVNGWTDSYAIGGGKAMGLYDGRLGGDFDGSARADDVLQYRNSFGGLNVGVQYQLEGHNDGAYLENTVDDRIKRKSGAGVSLSYDLPMGLSLGATYAETEYEESALFKGQKKSKAATVGTKFENEMLKLAATYGQFENKTSTIKSAGDLDKKSTGLELFAQVNLPQVVDGFALYTGYNQLEADKQMVSGKEANSKAEFKEFALGAIYKTGPMQFAFEWADGERKGHDGKKIKDKSGDTYSVNARYYF; encoded by the coding sequence ATGCAGAAGAAATTGCTTGCCGCTGTAGTAGCATCCCTCGTTGCCGGTCAGGCAATGGCACTGGAAGTTTATAACGACGACACCACCAGCCTGAGCATCGGCGGTCGTATTGGCGTCAAGGCCGAGAAAGCTGAAGGCAGCAGTGCCGGCATGAAAAACGACAGCTCCCGTATTAACTTCAAGTTTGCCCACAAGCTGGGTAACGGCTGGACCGGTCACGGTGTTGCTGAATGGGGCTTCCGCGCTAAAGACGAGTATAAAGATGGTGCCAAAGAAGACACCTTCTTCAACCGTCTGGGCTTTGTTGGTCTGGATCACGACACTTACGGTAAGATCACTGCTGGTAAGAGCTGGTCCGTAATGTTCGACGTAAACGGCTGGACTGATTCCTACGCCATTGGCGGTGGTAAGGCCATGGGTCTGTACGACGGTCGTTTAGGCGGCGACTTCGACGGTTCTGCCCGTGCTGACGACGTTCTGCAATACCGCAACAGCTTCGGCGGCCTGAACGTAGGTGTTCAGTACCAGCTGGAAGGTCACAATGACGGTGCTTACCTTGAAAACACCGTCGATGATCGTATCAAGCGTAAAAGCGGTGCTGGCGTATCTCTGAGCTACGACCTGCCAATGGGTCTGTCCCTGGGTGCGACTTACGCTGAAACCGAGTACGAAGAAAGCGCTCTCTTCAAAGGTCAGAAAAAGTCCAAAGCAGCAACTGTTGGTACCAAGTTTGAAAACGAAATGCTGAAACTGGCTGCTACCTACGGTCAATTCGAGAACAAGACCAGCACCATTAAGTCTGCTGGCGATCTGGACAAAAAGTCTACCGGTCTGGAACTGTTCGCTCAGGTGAACCTGCCACAGGTTGTTGACGGCTTCGCTCTGTACACTGGTTACAACCAGCTGGAAGCTGACAAGCAAATGGTTTCCGGTAAAGAAGCTAACAGCAAGGCTGAGTTCAAGGAATTTGCCTTGGGTGCCATCTACAAGACTGGCCCAATGCAGTTCGCTTTCGAATGGGCTGATGGTGAGCGTAAAGGTCACGATGGCAAGAAGATCAAGGACAAGAGTGGCGACACCTACTCTGTTAACGCTCGCTACTACTTCTAA
- the brnA gene encoding type II toxin-antitoxin system BrnA family antitoxin, with protein sequence MKAKDIDKKFDNGEDVLEYFDTDNPQRPNLEAKRVNIDFPAWVVDELDKEASTIGISRQALIKTWIVDRIRHH encoded by the coding sequence ATGAAAGCTAAAGACATAGATAAAAAATTTGATAACGGTGAAGATGTTCTGGAGTACTTCGATACTGACAACCCCCAGCGACCAAACCTTGAGGCCAAAAGGGTTAACATCGACTTTCCCGCATGGGTTGTGGATGAGCTGGACAAAGAAGCCAGCACAATTGGCATCAGTCGACAGGCACTGATCAAAACCTGGATTGTCGACAGGATAAGGCACCACTGA
- a CDS encoding BrnT family toxin translates to MGNTQFEYDEAKSLTTKDESIRPWQDSKLVCLQSKVKTDEIRLLFIGQIQLKHWTAIATRRGEKIRIISVRRSRKNEVALYES, encoded by the coding sequence ATGGGTAATACCCAGTTTGAATACGACGAAGCCAAAAGTCTGACTACCAAGGATGAATCAATCCGGCCGTGGCAAGACAGCAAGCTCGTCTGTCTGCAATCGAAGGTGAAAACTGATGAAATTCGGCTTCTGTTCATTGGCCAGATACAGTTAAAACACTGGACTGCCATAGCAACAAGACGAGGTGAGAAAATCAGAATTATTTCAGTACGCCGATCCAGAAAAAACGAGGTAGCTCTATATGAAAGCTAA
- the cyaY gene encoding iron donor protein CyaY yields the protein MNENQFNRNLDELMMAIEDAIEEQDLDIDYETSAGILTLTCPDNSKVILSRQTPLLQLWLAAKSGGFHFDFDEGEEVWMCKGESLPEVLNRCLSEQAGTKTVIEL from the coding sequence ATGAACGAAAACCAGTTTAACCGGAACCTTGATGAATTGATGATGGCTATTGAAGACGCCATTGAAGAACAGGATCTGGATATTGATTATGAAACCTCAGCCGGAATTCTGACCCTGACCTGTCCCGACAACAGCAAGGTTATCCTCAGTCGCCAGACACCTCTGCTGCAACTCTGGCTGGCGGCAAAAAGTGGTGGGTTTCATTTTGATTTTGATGAAGGTGAAGAGGTTTGGATGTGTAAAGGAGAAAGTCTGCCGGAGGTGTTGAACCGATGTCTGTCGGAGCAGGCTGGAACAAAGACAGTCATTGAGCTTTAG
- the lptM gene encoding LPS translocon maturation chaperone LptM: MTILVFCTFLLAGCGQKGDLYLPENASAPALTPQ, encoded by the coding sequence ATGACCATACTGGTTTTCTGTACCTTCCTGCTAGCAGGGTGTGGGCAGAAAGGTGACCTCTACCTGCCGGAAAACGCTTCTGCCCCTGCGCTCACGCCACAATAA